The genomic window GCTCAACTCTAAACATACCTAATAGCACTGACATTTATAACAAATATAATACATTACTATCTACAACTACTTTACATGATTACAAATTTGGACATGTTGAATTTGCTTCTGATTTTGGTAGATTGGACACAGATACCACTGAAGAAAACAAAAAAGGTAAGCAAAATTTCTTATAAAGATTCATTTTACACACCCCCGTTAGTTAATTGGGCTGCCAACTATAAAAAATCAAAATAATTGAGATAATAACTTTACTAAAACATATCAGCCAGATCTCAATATATTTATAATCAAACACCCTAATTTAATTTTATCAAGAGAAAATTTTTTCACTTTTTCTTAACCCTAAAATATGTTTTGATTTATTGATTTTTCTTTTTAATGAGATATTCAATTCTTTTTAAAGCTTCATTTACTATATCGTTAGGCTTGGATAATAATCTATCTGCCTTTTTATAATAATTCTTTGCTTCATTTAAATATCCATATACTTCTTTACAGACTCCTATATTGTAATTAAGCGACACACTTTCTGATTTTTTTTCATATATATCTTCCCATAATTCACAGCTTCTATCCAATCTATTTTTTTGGCAAACTCAAGTGCAGAAGTAAATTTGTCAACAAAATTACCACCTTTTATGCCATCAGTATCCTCCATAAGAACTATTCTCAATAATAGATTATAAGGTAAAATATCCCTCATTATATTTTCTAAAACTTTTTCTTGGGCCAAACTCATTAACTCCAATGACGCTCTTACAGGGCTACCACTATCTAAACATGATTCGGAGGATTCTGAACTGGAGTAATCTGCAGAATAAACTACCACTGCTGACTCTACATTTATCACTTTAACAGTTGCAGAAAAGATAGCCACTCTATTGTTACAACTGACTTAATATGGATCCCATCTAACACATACTGGAATAGTTACAGGGCCATTAGGCCCCTTTACAACATTATTTTGATATTGTCCACATCTCACCCTTTTCTCTGAATAAGGGTTGTCTTGAACGGCAGCACCACTTATTGTACCAACCATGATCCCTTGTGCCCCTAACATTCTACCAATATTTATTGCAGTATCTTGGTTCACAAAATAACTCGACGAAAAACTCATTTCATCAACAACCTTCTTAATTTCAGCTCGCTCAACAAGTTTGTAATATACTTTTCCATCAGTTACATTTTTATTCATTATCATCGCTTCAATTTTAGCAGCAAATTCTTTACCATACGGCCAATAAAAAGGTAAAATTGCAAGATTTTTCAGATGTAAAACCTCTTTATTATTTGGAGGCATGAAGACATTCACAGATATTTGTGTTTTAGTAGAACATACTTATATCATAAAAGCAATAAATATCTATACTATTATTATAACTTAAAAAATAAAAAAATCATTAAAATCTTTTAATCTATTTCACTACGTAATGTTTCTTTAATGGGTAGAGGTATAGCTTTCCCCTTTTCATCTATCCTGACGAAGGTTATCTTAGTGGCAAAAACCTCAATCTCTTCATCAGCTCCGGGTTCATCGGCGTAAACTGTAACACTATAAGTGATCGACGTAATCCCCTTTTTATAAGGTTTAATGACAAACCGGAGGATAGCACCATTTTTTACTCTATGCTTGAAAACGATATCATTCATCGCCACAGTAACCATCGTACAATGAGTAAAATCCAATGAAGCTGTCATCCAGGCAAACTCATCCACCCATTTTAACATAATGCCACCAAAAAGGTAACCATGATGGTTTAAATGCTCCGTGCGGACATTCACATAGGTAATCATTTCACCACTCTTAATTAGTTCACTACAACTACCCCATTTTGAAATATACCATACAAGGTTTTCTCTGACAACACACTTTTCACAGAAACTTTTTGGTTGTTATAAGCATTCTCCAGCAAAATACCTTCAGACTCTAAATGTATCAAACCATTGTTGTAAACGATCATAACCTTATCCCCTTTACTTTTATCGGGCATTGCCCTTAACATCTTTTTGGTAATAATTCTATTCTTAGGTATATTCTGATTGGCAACAGCTTTAAAATCGTTTTGATAAAGATCATCGTTATTCGACACTTCAACGTCAACAAGCTTTATCTTCTCAGAAATATCCTCATCCTTAGAAATTTTATCTGTAGAAATATACCCCTTTGTGTAAGCTCTTATATATGAATACACTTTATAACTTTTTACACCATTATTCACAGTAACATAAAGAGCGCCAAAACCTTTTTCAGGTAGCTCAATAACAAGCTCATCCTTATCCTTAGCAAAAATTTTAACACCACTATTTAGCTTGACAACTTCGATTCTATAATCAGGAAATTTTTTCCTCAATCTATCCTCTAAAAGCATTTTTAAATGATCTTCAGATATCTCAACTCCTTTTCTTCTGATCATTATAAAATTGATATTAGAGATCTTATCGTGTTCATTTTTCGGCAAATACTGTTTCAACAGTGAGGCTGAAATCTTCCTTTCTTCACCAAAATTTAGTTCACACAAAATATTTTTATCAGGCCAATTTGAGTCTATATCCCTGAGGTTAAAACAACCCTTATCTATCTGATAAATACTATCAGCAAAAAGATCCAGAGAAAAGATCATAAAAAGCAGCAAAAACCATCTCATAAGCTACCTTTTAAGATTATTTACCACCTGAAGCATCTCATCACTTGTCTGAATAGCTTTAGAGTTGAGTTCGTAAGCCCTCTGCCCTGTTATCATATTAACCATCTCCTCAGCCACATTGACATTGCTCATCTCAAGGATACCTTGAACAACAGTCCCAAAAGCATCAGCACCTGGAGCACCAGTAACAGGCTCTCCACTTGCCGCTGTAGTTTGATACAGATTACGACCAATGCTTTTCAAGCCAGCTGGATTTATAAATCTTGCAAGCTCTATGGTACCCAGCTCAGTGGGATTAACATCTCCTGGGATAGTCACAGACACCGTACCATCCTGCCCAACTATTATGGAAGTGGCATTTTCTGGCACAGCTATAGCCGGCTCCAAAAGATAACCCTCTGCGGTCACTATATTGCCATTTGCATCCAGTTTAAAAGAACCATTTCTCGTGTATCCTATTGTTCCATCTGGGAGTGTCACCTGAAAAAAGCCATCCCCTTCTATAGCCAGGTCTAATTGATTACCAGTCTGCTGAAAATTACCTTGACCAAATATCTTTTCAGTAGCAACTACCTTAGACCCAAGCCCTATTTGTATCCCAGTAGGATGATTAATTCCAGCAGCAGTAGGCCCTCCAGCTGGTCTTATCTCCTGATAAAGCAGATCCTCAAAATGGATTCTCGTCTTCTTAAAACCAATATTGTTTACGTTGGCCAAATTGTTTGCTATATTATCGATGTTTGTTTGCTGGGCTGTCATACCACTTGCAGCTGTCCATAAAGCTCTAAACATACAATACCTCCTAAGCTATTCTTGCTATCTCGTTTGAAGCTTTCTCATTTAATTGATCAATGGTAAGTATTACCTTTTGATAGGTCTCAAAGCCTCTATGGGCCTCTATTAACTTAACCATCTCTTTTACCGCATTAACATTACTACCTTCAAGATAACCCTGCATAAGCAAAGGGTTGGCCTCTTCAACAGGTAAGGTATCAATAGCAGCAAAAAGGTTACGCCCTGTCTTCTGTAGTTTTGTTTTATCTTCAAAAGATACGATATTTAGCCTATCAAGCTGAACGCCATCAACCATAATCTCACCGGTAGAAAGAAAAATGATATTACTACCCGTCAATTGTATAGGTTGATTATTATTTGATAATACCCTGTAACCACTACTGTTTACCAGTTCGTTGTTACTGTTAAGGGAAAAGGCCCCATCACGGGTAAATCTTATACCAAAAGGTGTTTCCACTACAAAGAATGCATCTGGATTGTTTAATGCAATATCCAGTTTGTTACCAGTTTGATAAATAGCTCCAGCAGAAAGATCTAAATAGTTTTTATCCAGTTGAACTGTTTTATTTATCGTTTGGTTGTATAGAGAAGCCCTTATAATATTCTCAGGATATTCAGTAGCTTTTGCCACATAGTTTTTAAAGGTATACCCATCCTGCTTATAACCATTCGTATGTACATTTGCCAAATTGTTTGAAACAGCACTCACAATCTTTTCCTGCATCATCATACCAGAAGCTGCCACATACAGTCCATTTAACATATCACCCCTCCAAAAATATCTTAGTAAAAGACTTTTCTAAAAGGTAATTTAGTCCCTTTACAGTGAGATACTTAACAGATTTTGCGGATTTAGATGGATAGTAAAAGAAATTTTCATCTGATTTTGATACCGCTGTCACTTTTGTCCACATAATAGGTCTATTATCTTTAGAGAGGATCGTCATCTCTATGTCAGAACTGTTCTCTCCAAAAAGCTTCTCATAGGACTCAACAAGGGATACAAGTATAATAAAATCAGCTTTTTCAGGCTTTTGCACTATCTCACCAAGTCTGTTTGCTATGATGACCCTTTCTAATATAGTTTTTATATTCTCAGAATAGGTTACCTCTCCAAGTTTTGTCATCTTTTCTGGCATCACATAATACCTAAACTTATCATAGGTAAGGTGATTACCATAATCAGCATACACATAATTTTTATATTTGACGTCTGTTTTATCAAATATCAGCGAGGAAAAATTGGAATTAAGTTCCACCAATGCTGTCATAAGTAAAAAACCTTGGGAGGTGTTTGTCAAAACATTGACAGTATTTTCAGTAATAGTTGTGGCATTTTTTACGGGATTACCAACAATAGAGCAGTTCCATAAAAAAACTGTCATTAAAATTATTATGTATCTCATCATCGCCTCCTAAACATAGGAAAGCAACGATGATGCCAAAAAAGCAGATACTTTTTACCTGATATCTGTCCTTAAAATGTTTTCATCTTTATCGTAGGTAATTCTGATGAAGATATAACTACTCTTTTTCCTTGATGATTCAATAGGAGTACCAGCTATTTCCCAAATACCAAGAGTTACTAAATCAAGTAAACCGTGCATTACAGCCCTTTGAACTGATCCATCGTCTATATTAAACCTATACTCCTCCACAGTCGTCCCATCAGCATGTTTGTTTGAACTGATGACTTTGGGACCCATAAGCAGCACACAGGTCCTATTGCTGCATCTGGAAAGACCCTTTTGTAGTTCCAAAGGCTTTAGCCCTTCACTTGTGGAAGCCATATATACAGAACAACCCCAAAAAGAGTACACCACAAACATGAGGAACATTAATCTCTTCATACACCTATAATAGCATAAAAAACTTATATTCACAACAGTTAACTCTCACCATGTAAAATAAAAACAGCCCAATAAAAGGGGTTTGGGTATTTTGTTTTGATTTCAGATCTTGTAAGCTTGATGGCTTCAGATCTATCTTTTCCAGATTTTATATGAGTATAAAATCTTTTCATATAATCAACAGCAACATCACTTGCAACTTCCCATAGGCTTACTACAACAGATTTAGCTCCAGCTTGCTGAAACGCTCTGGCAAAACTTACCACCCCTTCACCTTCTATCTCTTTACCAACCCCTGTGACACAAGCAGATAAAACAACCATATCAGCAGTTAATGTCATTGCAGAAACCTCACTAAGTGTAAGAAATCCATCATCCAAGCTATTCTCCACTTGATTAAGTATGATAAAAGGTTCATTAACCCCCTTTATCTGCAAAGGTAAAGATGCATGAGTTGCAAAATGTAGATATTTATAGTTTTGCAGGTTAGCTTTCTTCACATTTGTTTCGTTAGCAAAGATAGATAATAAAATCTTTGGAGGTTCCATTTTTACACCCATAATCTTTGCGATCTCTTTTATTTCCTCCTCAGTCTCAGGCAAAGGCGGAAAATCTATAATTTGCTCTTCCAATTCCCCATCTAACTTAGACTTTATTGCAACCCCTCTAAAAGAATACCTGCTGTCCAATGTTGTTTTCGCTACATTCCCTTTTTTCCATTCCACATATCTTGGATCATAGGCAGAATATATTGGATTACCCACTGCAAAAAGTAGTTCTGGTTGTTCTTTTTTCTGTAAAACTCTATTTAAGCTAAGGATTGTAGCTGATTGATAATAGGATATAACAAATCTATCAGCTAAAAAAACACTGTCTTGAAATGACTTTCCCTCTTCAACTACCAGTGCCTCAAAGGGTAATAACCCCAATATACCATCTGGTACAATTATAATCTTTTCCCCTTTTTTTACATGCTCAACCGCTTTAGAGAATAGAAGATTATAGAGTGTTTTTGCAGTTTTTATAGAAAAAAGCTCAGGTCTTTTTGTATTTAATGGTTCCATAAAGGTTTTTACTATATCTTCTAAAGTCTCCTTTTCTATGGGTATTCTGACTACCTCCTTTACACCTTCACGTTTGACAACAAAGAGATAGGTTATATCATCACTTAACATGTATTCAAGTAAAACCTCATTATCCCTAAGAGGTAGCCCCTCTGCTTTCACTGAAGATGGATAGTACAAAGCTGCATATCTGGGGTAATTAGTCCGGTATACACTTATCAATTCATCCAACAGTTTTTTGATTTTTTCCTTTTCAAGCATAAGCTGTTTTAAAGCCTCATCCCCTTTTTTTAAAGCCTCTGTCCATCTGCCTTCAACAAAATTTAGATCAGATAAAAGCCTTTTTTCAGCTTCTCTAAGCTTTTCTGGAACATACACTGTTTCACTCTGTTTTCTTGCATTGGAAATTATTTCAAGAAGGGTTCTTGCCTTTGTAAGCTCCGCAAAATAGAAAGCAACAGATTTGGGATTTGATCCCAAGGTAGAAAAGTTAAATGCCGATCTTCGCGTTTTCACCTCATAAAGATATGTCTCTGGTTTAACAGTAAATCTGCTTCCATAAACAACACTCTGCCCTCTTT from Calditerrivibrio sp. includes these protein-coding regions:
- a CDS encoding penicillin-binding protein activator LpoB, which encodes MPPNNKEVLHLKNLAILPFYWPYGKEFAAKIEAMIMNKNVTDGKVYYKLVERAEIKKVVDEMSFSSSYFVNQDTAINIGRMLGAQGIMVGTISGAAVQDNPYSEKRVRCGQYQNNVVKGPNGPVTIPVCVRWDPY
- a CDS encoding acyl-CoA thioesterase produces the protein MITYVNVRTEHLNHHGYLFGGIMLKWVDEFAWMTASLDFTHCTMVTVAMNDIVFKHRVKNGAILRFVIKPYKKGITSITYSVTVYADEPGADEEIEVFATKITFVRIDEKGKAIPLPIKETLRSEID
- a CDS encoding flagella basal body P-ring formation protein FlgA, which encodes MRWFLLLFMIFSLDLFADSIYQIDKGCFNLRDIDSNWPDKNILCELNFGEERKISASLLKQYLPKNEHDKISNINFIMIRRKGVEISEDHLKMLLEDRLRKKFPDYRIEVVKLNSGVKIFAKDKDELVIELPEKGFGALYVTVNNGVKSYKVYSYIRAYTKGYISTDKISKDEDISEKIKLVDVEVSNNDDLYQNDFKAVANQNIPKNRIITKKMLRAMPDKSKGDKVMIVYNNGLIHLESEGILLENAYNNQKVSVKSVLSEKTLYGIFQNGVVVVN
- the flgG gene encoding flagellar basal-body rod protein FlgG, which gives rise to MFRALWTAASGMTAQQTNIDNIANNLANVNNIGFKKTRIHFEDLLYQEIRPAGGPTAAGINHPTGIQIGLGSKVVATEKIFGQGNFQQTGNQLDLAIEGDGFFQVTLPDGTIGYTRNGSFKLDANGNIVTAEGYLLEPAIAVPENATSIIVGQDGTVSVTIPGDVNPTELGTIELARFINPAGLKSIGRNLYQTTAASGEPVTGAPGADAFGTVVQGILEMSNVNVAEEMVNMITGQRAYELNSKAIQTSDEMLQVVNNLKR
- the flgF gene encoding flagellar basal-body rod protein FlgF → MLNGLYVAASGMMMQEKIVSAVSNNLANVHTNGYKQDGYTFKNYVAKATEYPENIIRASLYNQTINKTVQLDKNYLDLSAGAIYQTGNKLDIALNNPDAFFVVETPFGIRFTRDGAFSLNSNNELVNSSGYRVLSNNNQPIQLTGSNIIFLSTGEIMVDGVQLDRLNIVSFEDKTKLQKTGRNLFAAIDTLPVEEANPLLMQGYLEGSNVNAVKEMVKLIEAHRGFETYQKVILTIDQLNEKASNEIARIA
- a CDS encoding tetratricopeptide repeat protein encodes the protein MRKVVFCLLGLFFFSTAQVYCKVEAGKIWELADKAYKEKRYKEALQYYQQSLSMCAGDYECLAANYNGLGATHDDLGEYDKAIFYYEKAIETNRRWGNREWLADNLLLAGMVYYKSSSDYEKAYRYLTESKKIFTDLGLKNTLDIVYHELGKAARATGRYNEAITSFNESIKLYREKKDEQSVGATLFQLGITYLLKGQPNDALKYFEESLVISKKYDDHEGVSIVLRAMGDAYVDTFRYERAISQYEEAIKIQRRYNLIKELATTLNNVGTLYSDLSKYEKALEYYNESMKYVKNINDLPLLSSLNNNMGNLYGKMGYLDKAFDYYKNALDIERKLVRPAVLSNILNNIGMEYFRRGQLKEAFKYINESLEIERKLQNPHSLEIRLNNLGAIYLRMKKYKEAEDVFLERRRLEASVRPNKLLHTGLVELYIKTKRYDEAIKLLNETPITPRDGVKKEIEYYIQLGLALKGKGQLQEAAINLMNAINLIEDMRQSLIDREQFFLGGSYYSRLLPYRELVSIMVEMSERGQSVVYGSRFTVKPETYLYEVKTRRSAFNFSTLGSNPKSVAFYFAELTKARTLLEIISNARKQSETVYVPEKLREAEKRLLSDLNFVEGRWTEALKKGDEALKQLMLEKEKIKKLLDELISVYRTNYPRYAALYYPSSVKAEGLPLRDNEVLLEYMLSDDITYLFVVKREGVKEVVRIPIEKETLEDIVKTFMEPLNTKRPELFSIKTAKTLYNLLFSKAVEHVKKGEKIIIVPDGILGLLPFEALVVEEGKSFQDSVFLADRFVISYYQSATILSLNRVLQKKEQPELLFAVGNPIYSAYDPRYVEWKKGNVAKTTLDSRYSFRGVAIKSKLDGELEEQIIDFPPLPETEEEIKEIAKIMGVKMEPPKILLSIFANETNVKKANLQNYKYLHFATHASLPLQIKGVNEPFIILNQVENSLDDGFLTLSEVSAMTLTADMVVLSACVTGVGKEIEGEGVVSFARAFQQAGAKSVVVSLWEVASDVAVDYMKRFYTHIKSGKDRSEAIKLTRSEIKTKYPNPFYWAVFILHGES